The following DNA comes from Arcobacter cloacae.
CTGAAAAAAAACTAATTATTCTTTTTCTCATAAATCTCCCCTCGTTTTAAATCTTTGCATTTATTGATAACCACTCTTTTGGTAATTGATTTATATCTTTATTTGCCATAAATATTATAGTTGCAATCATTGCTCTAGCACTTGAATCACCACCTGCTTTTGCATTGTTTATAATCATCTGTTTTAAATTATCATATTTAACTAAAAGATGAATAACTCCACTTATTCCATCATGAATATCACAAGCTACTCCAAAACCTCTCAAAGTTTCAAAGGTATCTTGATTTTTTGAATCAATTCCTTTTTGAATTAACTCTTTAAAAGAGTCATCATATTGCTCTTTTAGTTTTAAAATAGAGTCTAAAATATCATTTTTTTCTAAAGCTAGAATCAATAATTTTGCAAAAAAATCAGCACATATTAAAGCTAAACTACTATTATGAGTTGTTTGTACAAACTTTTGAACATTTATAAAAAACTCCTCTTTATTTTTTGAAACTTTTAATAAAGGAGAAATTCTTCCAACTATTGATAAATCTGTAGATGAAGCTCCACTTGGAGATACTTTATTTTCTATATTTAAAACTGTATTTCTTGAAGAACCATCTATATAACCTGTGTAATTCTTCATTTTTTCATACCAATATTTTGAATATAACTCTTCATCAAAACTATCTTTATCTTTTAAAAATTCATACAACCAAAGAGTTTGATCTCCATAATGGGTAAAATCACCCTCTTTTTTACCTTTATGCCAAATAGCTCTAGGAGAATTTAGTTTTTCCCAATCAAAATCTTTTTCTAAAAGTGCTGATTCATCATAAATCCAATGCATTCCTAAACAATAAGAATCCACAACCAACGAACTAAATACTAAATCTTCTATTTTTTCTTCAAACATTTTTTTCCTTTATTTAACCCAATTTTTATAGTTCGTAAAAGCTGGAAATTGATGTCTAAACTCATCTTTATCAAAAGAGTAACAATAAGAATCCATATAAGCTAACAAAATTTCATAATTTTTTTTCAATTCCATAAATTTTTCATCACTACCCTCTGGCATATCTGGATGGTATTTTTTTGACAATTTTAGATACTTTTTTTTCAAATCTTTTTTTGAAACTCTTGTTAATATTCCAAACATATCAACGGCTTTTTCAAATTCACTATAATCCATATAAATCCTTTAAAAATCTTTAGTATTGTACACAAAAAGTTTTAAATAACATTTATTTGTTATAAATCTTTAATCTCAATAATGTTAATGTACATAAATTAATAATATTTAATATAGCCTAATACAAAGAAGCCAAAATGGATTCAACTACAAATATAACTAAAACTAATCTAAAAAGAAGTATTACAACAAGGTATATAATAGCTCTATCTTTAATCGCTATTTTATCAACTATTGCTTTTTACTCTTTACACAAAGTTTTAGAAGAATCAGAACAAACTGCATATCTTGTAAATATCTCTGGAAAACAAAGAATGTTAAGTCAACATTTAGCTCTTGATGCATACAGACTTTATGAAGCAAAATTTAAAGAAAACAGTAGTCTAAAAATATCTTTATATGAGGGTTTTATAGATAAATACTCAAAAGAGATGTTAGAAGCAAATAATATTTTATCTTCAGGGAAAAAATTTGATAAACAAATTTATAAATTATCTCCAACAATAAAAGAGCTATATTTTGGAAGTACGAATCTTGCAAAAAGAGTTATATCTTATAATGAACTTATTTTAAATCTAAAAAGTTTAGAAGATAAAGATGAATATTACCCTATTTTAAAAGAGTTATCTGTTTTATCTGAAACCTTACTAAGTGATTTAAATATTGTTGTTTTACAATACCAAAAAGAGGGAGAAGAAAGAATACAACTTATAAAAGGAATAGAGAGTTTTATTTGGGGATTAACTCTATTTGTTTTGGTTTTAGAAGTTTTATTTATTTTTCAGCCAATGGTAAGAAATATAATTGAATTAACAAACTCAAAAAACAAACTATTAAAAACTTTACAATCAGAAGTTGAACAAAGAACTATTCATCTTGAAAATGCAAATAAAAAATTAAGTGATATGGCATATCATGACCCACTAACAGGTTTAAAAAATAGATTTAGTTTAGAGCATGATATGGAAGATTTATTAAAACAATATTTTGAACATCATGCTTCTTATGCTGTTTTACTTTTTGATATTGATTTTTTCAAAAAAGTAAATGACACTTATGGACATGATTTTGGTGATTTTGTTTTAGAAGAGATAGCAAAAATCTTTACAAGCTCTTTTAGAATTGGAGATAAAATATATAGAACAGGTGGTGAAGAGTTTATTGTTTTACTAAATAGAATCTCTTATGAAGATACTATTAAAATAGCTCAAAAAACTTTGGAACTTGTAGAAAAACATCCTTTTACAAAAGGTGAAATAACTATATATAAAACTGTTAGTTGTGGAATTTTTCACTCTGATATTTGCGAAACTTCAAAATATAAAGAGATTTTAAAATATGCAGATGTTGCTTTGTATGAAGCAAAAAATACAGGAAGAAATAAAATACAACTCTATAAAAAAGATTATAAAGAGTTACACCCTATTTCTTGTTCATAATAAAAGGGAAAAATTCCCTTTTATTTCATGAGTGGATCTATCAAACCTAAACCATAGATTCCAACAACTCCAATGATTCCAACTATAATACAATAATAAATTGTAGGAATAATCGTTTTTCTTAAAGTCTCTCCCTCTTGGTCAAGTAAACCAACAGTAGCACTAGCTGCAACAACATTATGAATAGCTATCATATTTCCAGCTGCTGCTCCAACTGCTTGAAGTGCAACCATAAATGCAGTTGAAATACCTAACGCATCAGCCACACCAAATTGGAATTGAACTAACATCATATTAGAAACAGTATTACTTCCAGCAATAAATGCACCTAAAGCTCCAATCATTGGGGCAAAAAATGGATATACATCTCCAACACTATGT
Coding sequences within:
- a CDS encoding ADP-ribosylglycohydrolase family protein, translating into MFEEKIEDLVFSSLVVDSYCLGMHWIYDESALLEKDFDWEKLNSPRAIWHKGKKEGDFTHYGDQTLWLYEFLKDKDSFDEELYSKYWYEKMKNYTGYIDGSSRNTVLNIENKVSPSGASSTDLSIVGRISPLLKVSKNKEEFFINVQKFVQTTHNSSLALICADFFAKLLILALEKNDILDSILKLKEQYDDSFKELIQKGIDSKNQDTFETLRGFGVACDIHDGISGVIHLLVKYDNLKQMIINNAKAGGDSSARAMIATIIFMANKDINQLPKEWLSINAKI
- a CDS encoding DnaJ domain-containing protein — translated: MDYSEFEKAVDMFGILTRVSKKDLKKKYLKLSKKYHPDMPEGSDEKFMELKKNYEILLAYMDSYCYSFDKDEFRHQFPAFTNYKNWVK
- a CDS encoding diguanylate cyclase; this translates as MDSTTNITKTNLKRSITTRYIIALSLIAILSTIAFYSLHKVLEESEQTAYLVNISGKQRMLSQHLALDAYRLYEAKFKENSSLKISLYEGFIDKYSKEMLEANNILSSGKKFDKQIYKLSPTIKELYFGSTNLAKRVISYNELILNLKSLEDKDEYYPILKELSVLSETLLSDLNIVVLQYQKEGEERIQLIKGIESFIWGLTLFVLVLEVLFIFQPMVRNIIELTNSKNKLLKTLQSEVEQRTIHLENANKKLSDMAYHDPLTGLKNRFSLEHDMEDLLKQYFEHHASYAVLLFDIDFFKKVNDTYGHDFGDFVLEEIAKIFTSSFRIGDKIYRTGGEEFIVLLNRISYEDTIKIAQKTLELVEKHPFTKGEITIYKTVSCGIFHSDICETSKYKEILKYADVALYEAKNTGRNKIQLYKKDYKELHPISCS